The DNA sequence CTGATTATTATCTATATTATGTATTTTCCCAATAGATTAGAAAATGCGAACGAGGTATCCTCGTTCGCATTTGTAATTACGTATAAGTAAATAGAGTATAACTTGTATATATAGCCGCGGAATTATTCATGAGGTTCTTTAACCTAAGCAACATAAGCCCTACCTCTCTTATGTCCTAACGGCTCCATGACCGATCCAGTGTGAATAAGTGTTCCGAAAAAAACATCGATAGAATGCCAATAATTTTTAAAATACAAACTTTGCAATAGCTATTAACGTATAACGTAAAACATATTATAACACAGATAAAATATAATTGCAAATATATGAGTCGAACACATATATTCATTAAATGAAGCGCGTGATCTGTAAAGGAAGCGAGCTTCTTTTCTATTTTATGCGTATATCGAAGTAGAAAAGCTAAAAATGGTTGTTCGCAAATCCAAATGCGTACACGAAAATAGCAAAGAGGGTAGAAAGCACGTTCGCATGAGAGAAAGTATCCTCAGTCTATTAGAATGAAACCGCTACCAATTCATTTCTCTTTTCAGACAAGTATGAAGAGACGTATAGTACGTATATTAGTAACCTAAATCCACCACATTTTTTTGTGCAATCTGCCAGTTGTTAGTTTTACATAACGGTATTACAATGGAGCAATGTGTTTTTTACTTAGGAGGTTTCTACAATCATGAACCAGTTTTTAGCAGGAGTTAAAAAACGGACGCTTTCCGTTTGGAATATCCCGATGTTTCCAATATTGTTTTTAATGAATTTTCTGTTAGGACTTTCAATGGCTTTTATTACACCTTATTATTCACTGTTTGGTATTGGTGAAGTCGGAATGAGCAATATGTCGTTTGGTATCTTTATGACGGCGATGTCATTGTCTGGGGTTATCATTAGTACGTACCTTGGAAAACTCTCAGACCGAAATGTCAGTCGTAAGTTAATTCTCATAATTACAACAGTCGCAGCAATTATCGGCTTTGGCTCGTTTGCATTTATTCGAAGTTATTTTTTACTTTTACTTATTGCGGTATTTCTATTAGGAATTGCAACGGCTACTGTACCACAGCTATGGGCTTATGCGCGTGAAGCGTTAAAGAAAACCGATGTGCCTGAAAAAGAAACACCATATGTGATGAATGTGTTTCGAATGTTTTTTGCGTTAGCGTGGACGGTAGGTCCAGCGTTAGCGGCTTGGGTATTATTACTGGCTGGATTTACGGGTTTATTTTTATTTGCGGCTTTTTGTTATGCTCTGTCGCTCGTCGTCATTCTGATTGCGTTTAAAGAAGTTCCTAATGCGGTTACGACACAGCAGGAACCTGTGAATCTTCGAAAGTTTATCGCAAAGCCTCATATCTTTGCGAACATTGCGGCGTTTTTGCTTTTAACGATGGCGACATCGATGAATATGATGAACATCCCAATCTATGTCACTCAAATTCTCGGTGGGACTGAGATGCATGTAGGAATCATTTATAGCATACCACCGATTTTTGAAGTTCCGTTAATGATTTGGATTGGTATTCTTGCGACGAGAGTGGATAATCGTATTCTAATTAAAATCGGTTTTCTTTTATCTGTTATTTATTTCTTTTTGTTATCATTTGTCACAACCCCTTGGCAAATCTATCCGTTGCAAATCATTAGTGCTGCGCAAGTCTCCATAACCATGGGAATTGCCGTGACGTATTTTCAAAACTTCCTTCCTAAAGAACCTGGGACAGCTACGACGCTTTATATGAATACAAATAAACTAGGGCAAATGCTAGGATTCTTATTCTTTGGAATCATCGCAACATACTTAGGCTATCAAGGTGTATTCATAGTATGTACCGCATTAGCGGGTGTTGGATTCCTTATTCTATTACTCTTCGGAAAAGAAAAAATGAACGACAATACATTAGATGAAAGAGTAGGGGCTTAACGTAAGGACACTATTATTTTTGGATAATAGTGTCTTTTTGTTATTCATACTAGAAAAACAAACGTACATTCGGTAAAATAAAAGAAGAAGTGAAGAGGTGAAGTATATATGATAGGGAAAAAAACATTACAAGATTGTATGAACCTTTTACAATCAGATGAAAAATTAAAAGAGAATATTGCACATTGGCATGTGAGTGAGCCAACTCCTGCAAGTTATGCAGAGTTTCCTCCCGCTTTGGATCGTCGCATCTGTCAAGCGCTTGAAAATAGAGGGATCTCATCATTATACAGCCACCAACGAACGGCATTTGATACGGCATATGCAAAACAAAACTTTGTCGCAGTAACACCAACAGCATCAGGGAAGACGATGTGTTACAATTTGCCCGTTCTTCAAGAGATTGTTGAAAACGAGGAGAGCCGTGCTCTTTATTTGTTTCCGACTAAAGCACTCGCTCAAGACCAGAAAAGTGAGTTAAATGAAATCATAGAAGAAATCGGAATCGATTTAAAATGCTATACGTATGACGGAGATACTGCGCCAACGATTAGACAAGCGGTCCGAAAAGCAGGTCATGTTGTCATTACGAATCCGGATATGCTTCATTCTGCGATATTGCCACATCATACAAAATGGGTCGCTTTTTTTGAAAGCTTAAAATACGTCATCATTGATGAACTCCATACGTACAGAGGTGTATTTGGTAGCCATGTCGCCAATGTCATCCGCAGATTAAAAAGAATTGCGGCATATTACGGAAGTTACCCAACGTTTATTTGTACTTCGGCAACGATAGCTAACCCGAAAGAATTAGCTTCTGAGCTAACGGGTACAGAAATGAAACTGATTAATAACAACGGTGCACCAAGAGGACGAAAGCATTTTGTCTTTTATAATCCACCAATTGTTAATAAACCATTGCACATTCGCAAAAGCGCAACAGTAGAAGTAAATGCTTTAGCAAAATTATTTTTAAAAGAAAAAATCCAAACGATTGTGTTTGCTAAAAGTCGTGTCCGTGTTGAGATTATTTTACGCCATTTGCAAGAAATCATAAAAAAAGAAATTGGAGATAAAACGATCCGTGGCTATCGTGGAGGCTATTTACCTAAACAAAGACGTGATATCGAAAGAGGCTTACGAAATGGAAACATTATCGGAGTCGTCAGTACGAATGCGCTTGAATTAGGAGTCGACATTGGACAGCTACAAGTATGTATTATGAATGGCTATCCAGGATCGATTGCCAGTGCGTGGCAGCAAGCAGGAAGAGCCGGTCGCCGTCAAGATGAGTCATTAATCATTATGGTTGCCAATTCAGGTCCACTTGACCAATATGTCATTTCTCATCCTGAATATTTCTTTGAGCGGTCACCAGAATCGGCCCGAATTAATCCAGATAATCTTGTTATTTTAGTAGACCATCTCAAATGTGCTTCATATGAACTTCCTTTTAAAGCCGATGAAACATTTGATGGTGTCGATATTCTAGAGATTCTCGAATTTTTAAGTGAAGAACAAGTTCTCCATCATAAAGGATCTAAGTATTATTGGATGAATGATTCGTTCCCCGCGCATAACATTAGCCTTCGCTCAGCATCACAGGAAAATGTCATTATCATTGACCAATCAGATGTGGCCAACGTGAGAGTAATTGGAGAAATGGACCGTTTTAGTGCAATGACATTATTACATGATGAAGCGATTTACCTTCATGAAGGAATTCAGCATCAAGTTGAATTGTTAGATTGGGACGAAAAAAAGGCGTTTGTTCGAAAGGTAGAAGTTGATTATTTTACAGATGCCAATTTAGCGGTGCAGTTAAAAGTTCTTGAAGAAGATAAATCCGTGGAAATGGAGAAAGCTTCGATTGGCTATGGTGATGTTATGGTAAATGCGATGGCCACGATTTTTAAGAAAATTAAGCTTACATCATTTGAAACGATTGGCTCTGGACCTATTCACCTTCCGGAAGAAGAACTTCATACAAGTGCAATGTGGGTTTCGTTTTCAAAGGATATCATCAAAGAACTTGGACAAGAATCGGTCGAAAAAGCATTAACGGGATTAGCCAATGTGATTCAGCATGTCGCCCCTGTGTTTGTGATGTGCGACCGCAATGACCTTCATGTCGTTCCACAAATTAAAGCTGTCCACTCTGAAGCGCCAACGATTTTCCTTTATGACCGCTATCCGGGAGGAATTGGACTTAGCGAGACGGTTTATAAGAACTTTCAAATCATTTTAGCCAGGGCAAATGACATCATTTCAAGCTGTCCATGTGAGGAAGGGTGTCCATCTTGTGTC is a window from the Bacillus alkalicellulosilyticus genome containing:
- a CDS encoding sugar efflux transporter, with product MNQFLAGVKKRTLSVWNIPMFPILFLMNFLLGLSMAFITPYYSLFGIGEVGMSNMSFGIFMTAMSLSGVIISTYLGKLSDRNVSRKLILIITTVAAIIGFGSFAFIRSYFLLLLIAVFLLGIATATVPQLWAYAREALKKTDVPEKETPYVMNVFRMFFALAWTVGPALAAWVLLLAGFTGLFLFAAFCYALSLVVILIAFKEVPNAVTTQQEPVNLRKFIAKPHIFANIAAFLLLTMATSMNMMNIPIYVTQILGGTEMHVGIIYSIPPIFEVPLMIWIGILATRVDNRILIKIGFLLSVIYFFLLSFVTTPWQIYPLQIISAAQVSITMGIAVTYFQNFLPKEPGTATTLYMNTNKLGQMLGFLFFGIIATYLGYQGVFIVCTALAGVGFLILLLFGKEKMNDNTLDERVGA
- a CDS encoding DEAD/DEAH box helicase, translated to MGKKTLQDCMNLLQSDEKLKENIAHWHVSEPTPASYAEFPPALDRRICQALENRGISSLYSHQRTAFDTAYAKQNFVAVTPTASGKTMCYNLPVLQEIVENEESRALYLFPTKALAQDQKSELNEIIEEIGIDLKCYTYDGDTAPTIRQAVRKAGHVVITNPDMLHSAILPHHTKWVAFFESLKYVIIDELHTYRGVFGSHVANVIRRLKRIAAYYGSYPTFICTSATIANPKELASELTGTEMKLINNNGAPRGRKHFVFYNPPIVNKPLHIRKSATVEVNALAKLFLKEKIQTIVFAKSRVRVEIILRHLQEIIKKEIGDKTIRGYRGGYLPKQRRDIERGLRNGNIIGVVSTNALELGVDIGQLQVCIMNGYPGSIASAWQQAGRAGRRQDESLIIMVANSGPLDQYVISHPEYFFERSPESARINPDNLVILVDHLKCASYELPFKADETFDGVDILEILEFLSEEQVLHHKGSKYYWMNDSFPAHNISLRSASQENVIIIDQSDVANVRVIGEMDRFSAMTLLHDEAIYLHEGIQHQVELLDWDEKKAFVRKVEVDYFTDANLAVQLKVLEEDKSVEMEKASIGYGDVMVNAMATIFKKIKLTSFETIGSGPIHLPEEELHTSAMWVSFSKDIIKELGQESVEKALTGLANVIQHVAPVFVMCDRNDLHVVPQIKAVHSEAPTIFLYDRYPGGIGLSETVYKNFQIILARANDIISSCPCEEGCPSCVGAIYEEGKNSKTQVKQLMLLIEKDDPDVIKG